One segment of Oscillospiraceae bacterium MB08-C2-2 DNA contains the following:
- the lepA gene encoding translation elongation factor 4, producing MSDRKEHIRNFCIIAHIDHGKSTLADRILEKTSTVALRDMSEQLLDNMDIERERGITIKARAVRLKYHAQDGKDYTFNLIDTPGHVDFNYEVSRSLAACEGAILVVDASQGIEAQTLANTYLAIEHDLEVAPVINKIDLPAADPERVAQEVEDIIGIPCLDAPRISAKNGVNIESVLELVVRDIPPPKGDEEAPLRGLIFDSYYDTYRGVIVYLRVLDGSIRAGMTIRMMATGAEFDVVEVGFMGATSLIPCPELLAGDVGYIAASIKNVQDTQVGDTVTDAEHPAKEALPGYRKAVPMVFAGIYPVDGARYGDLREALDRLQLNDASLSFEPETSVALGFGFRCGFLGLLHMEIILERLEREYNLDMITTAPSVIYKFHMTNGETIFIDNPTNYPDPAHILSSEEPYVKASIFTPASYIGAIMELCQQRRGIYMDTKYLDADRVELHYELPLGEIVYDFFDALKSRTKGYASFDYELADYRPAKLVKLDILLNGDVVDALSFIVFLDNAYGRARRMAEKLKEHIPRQMFEIPIQAAVGGKIIARETVKAMRKDVLAKCYGGDITRKKKLLEKQKEGKKKMRQLGSVEVPQDAFMAVLKLDE from the coding sequence ATGTCAGACCGCAAAGAACACATTCGCAATTTTTGCATCATTGCCCACATCGACCACGGGAAAAGCACCCTGGCCGACCGTATTCTGGAAAAGACCTCCACAGTGGCTCTGCGGGATATGTCGGAACAGCTTTTGGATAACATGGATATCGAGCGGGAGCGGGGCATCACCATCAAGGCCCGGGCTGTCCGCCTGAAATACCATGCGCAGGACGGAAAGGATTACACCTTCAACCTGATCGATACCCCCGGACATGTGGATTTCAACTACGAGGTTTCCCGCTCGCTGGCTGCCTGCGAGGGGGCTATTCTTGTGGTGGATGCTTCACAGGGCATCGAGGCACAGACTCTGGCGAACACCTATCTGGCTATTGAGCACGATTTGGAGGTTGCACCGGTTATCAACAAAATCGATCTGCCTGCCGCCGACCCGGAGCGAGTTGCCCAAGAGGTGGAGGATATCATCGGCATCCCCTGTCTGGATGCACCCCGGATTTCCGCCAAAAACGGTGTGAACATTGAATCGGTGCTGGAGCTTGTGGTTCGGGATATCCCACCGCCGAAGGGCGATGAAGAGGCTCCTCTGCGGGGCCTGATTTTCGATTCTTACTACGATACCTACCGGGGAGTTATTGTTTATCTGCGGGTGCTGGATGGTTCTATCCGGGCGGGCATGACCATCCGTATGATGGCCACCGGTGCCGAATTTGATGTGGTGGAAGTGGGCTTCATGGGTGCTACCTCCCTGATTCCCTGCCCGGAGCTGCTGGCCGGAGACGTGGGCTATATTGCCGCCAGCATCAAGAATGTGCAGGATACCCAAGTGGGCGATACTGTCACCGATGCCGAGCACCCGGCCAAGGAGGCTCTGCCCGGCTACCGCAAGGCGGTTCCCATGGTGTTTGCCGGTATATACCCGGTGGATGGTGCCCGCTATGGCGACCTGCGTGAGGCTTTGGATCGCTTGCAGCTCAACGATGCCTCCCTTTCCTTTGAGCCGGAAACCTCGGTGGCACTGGGCTTCGGCTTCCGCTGCGGTTTTCTGGGGCTGCTGCATATGGAAATTATTCTGGAGCGGTTGGAGCGGGAATACAATCTGGATATGATTACAACCGCCCCCAGCGTTATTTATAAATTCCACATGACCAATGGGGAAACCATCTTCATCGATAACCCCACCAATTACCCCGACCCGGCCCACATTTTGAGCTCCGAGGAGCCCTATGTCAAGGCCAGCATTTTTACCCCCGCCAGCTACATCGGTGCCATTATGGAGCTGTGCCAGCAGCGCCGGGGCATTTATATGGATACCAAATATCTGGATGCCGACCGGGTAGAGCTGCATTATGAGCTGCCGCTGGGTGAAATTGTCTATGACTTTTTTGATGCGCTCAAATCCCGCACCAAGGGTTATGCTTCCTTTGACTACGAGCTGGCGGATTACCGCCCTGCCAAGCTGGTCAAGCTGGATATCCTGCTCAACGGCGACGTTGTGGATGCGCTGAGCTTTATTGTATTTTTGGACAATGCCTATGGCCGTGCCCGGCGCATGGCGGAAAAGCTTAAGGAGCACATTCCCCGGCAGATGTTTGAAATCCCCATTCAGGCGGCGGTAGGCGGCAAGATTATTGCCCGGGAAACGGTCAAGGCCATGCGCAAGGATGTGCTTGCCAAGTGCTATGGCGGCGATATCACCCGTAAAAAGAAGCTGCTGGAAAAACAAAAAGAGGGCAAAAAGAAAATGCGCCAGCTAGGATCGGTGGAAGTGCCGCAGGATGCCTTTATGGCGGTGCTCAAGCTGGATGAATAG
- the hemW gene encoding radical SAM family heme chaperone HemW, with protein sequence MNRPVGLYLHIPFCLSKCPYCDFYSVPFTPELADAYLAAVLRAIDAWPGQERADTLYLGGGTPSLMGPERLGAVVEAVSKRFGLQEQDEITLEANPGSLELATLKAFRQAGFNRLSLGVQSLNDRELALLGRRHSAKEALEAIDWALEAGFPQISADLMLGIPEQTPSTLATSMDGLARSGVCHISAYLLKIEEGTPFFSQNKAALCPDEDQTAQLYLDCCEGLEAQGFGRYEISNFARNGLVAKHNLKYWECVPYLGIGPGAHSFMNGQRFYFGRDLQGFLQALNPWALTTADGTGGDWEEYAMLRLRLASGLDLAELERLYAMDTQPILKRAEPLIQAGLVTCENRRLALTHAGCLLSNAITTKLLS encoded by the coding sequence ATGAATAGGCCGGTTGGGCTTTACCTGCACATTCCCTTCTGCCTTTCCAAATGCCCCTACTGTGATTTTTATTCGGTACCCTTTACCCCGGAGCTGGCGGATGCCTATCTGGCGGCTGTGCTCCGGGCTATTGATGCATGGCCGGGGCAAGAGCGGGCGGATACCCTCTATCTGGGCGGCGGCACTCCCTCCCTTATGGGGCCGGAACGTCTGGGTGCGGTGGTGGAGGCTGTCTCCAAGCGGTTTGGCCTGCAAGAGCAGGATGAAATTACCTTGGAGGCCAACCCCGGCTCACTGGAGCTTGCAACCCTTAAAGCCTTTCGGCAAGCGGGCTTTAACCGTCTTTCGCTGGGGGTGCAGTCCCTCAATGACCGAGAGCTTGCCCTGCTGGGCCGCCGCCACTCTGCAAAAGAGGCACTGGAAGCCATTGACTGGGCATTGGAGGCAGGCTTTCCTCAAATTTCCGCTGATTTGATGCTGGGCATCCCGGAGCAGACCCCCTCCACGCTGGCCACCTCTATGGATGGGCTGGCTCGGTCGGGGGTTTGCCATATTTCGGCCTATCTGCTGAAAATCGAAGAGGGAACACCCTTTTTCAGCCAAAATAAAGCCGCCCTCTGCCCCGATGAGGATCAGACGGCACAGCTTTATCTGGATTGCTGTGAAGGCCTTGAAGCGCAGGGCTTTGGGCGGTATGAAATTTCCAACTTTGCCAGAAACGGTCTTGTGGCAAAGCATAATTTGAAATACTGGGAGTGTGTGCCCTATCTGGGAATCGGGCCGGGTGCTCATTCCTTTATGAATGGGCAGCGCTTTTATTTCGGGCGGGATTTGCAGGGCTTTTTGCAGGCACTCAATCCTTGGGCGCTCACCACAGCGGATGGCACCGGGGGCGACTGGGAAGAATATGCCATGCTGCGCCTGAGACTAGCCTCGGGCCTCGATTTAGCCGAGCTGGAACGGCTTTATGCCATGGATACACAACCTATCCTTAAGCGGGCGGAGCCTCTGATTCAGGCCGGACTTGTGACCTGCGAAAATAGGCGGCTGGCTCTAACTCATGCCGGGTGCTTGCTTTCCAATGCCATTACCACAAAGTTACTTTCTTGA